In Rissa tridactyla isolate bRisTri1 chromosome 24 unlocalized genomic scaffold, bRisTri1.patW.cur.20221130 SUPER_24_unloc_1, whole genome shotgun sequence, the genomic stretch AtgaccccttccccccccccccgggacgcGGACTCACCGGGGCCAGCACGTCGCCCGCGTAGCGCTGGACGGGGGGGGGCTTGCGGCGGTAGGTGCCCTCGGGGGGGGCCAGGCTCTGCCCGCGCTTGGCCGCCTTCTGCCGGACGCGCGGCGGCTGCAGCCGCTTCTGCCTCCGGAcaaggggggctgtggggaacgacccccccccccgccagtgacacccctgtccccacggtcatccccgtccccatcctgtccccgcTGtggtccccacccccccccagcaccagccacatcccccTCCCCATCACTTTCCCTTCCCGtcctccctgtcccatcccatccccatcccaatcctATCCCTATTGcaatccccatccctgtcccatcccatcctgtcccattcCAATCCCCTCCCATCCCCCTCTCCATCCTAAACCagtccccatccctgttcccatcccaatcccgtccccatcccatcccaatcccatcccGTCTCCATCCCAATCCTATCCCTGTTGCAATCCTCATCCCAATCCCCATCCTGTTCCATtccaatcccatcccatccccctcTCTGTCCTATTCCAGTCCccgtcccatcccagtccccgtcccaatccccatccccgtcccaatcccatcctgtccccgtccccatcccaatccccatctcaatcccatcctgtccccatcccatcctgtcttCATCcttatcccatccccatcccaatccccatcccaatccccatcccgtccccctcTTCGTCCTATTCCAGTCCCCATCCCaatcccgtccccatccccgtcccatcccaatcccatcccGTCTCCATCCCAATCCCCATCTCAATCCCATCCCGTCTCCATCCCAATCCCCATCCCGTCctgtctccatctccatccccatccttatcccaaccccatcccaatcccatcccatctccatccccgtgcccatccccatcccatcccaattccaaccccatcccacccccccatcccctggcaCCCCCCCCATCTTCCccgtgggtgggtgggtgcccccccccggctcaCCCTGTCCGTGGGAGCACCCGCGGGCCGTCACCTTCCACTGGAGCAGGACGTGGAGGGCGCCGAGCGCAGGCCAAGCCCCCAGCAGGGCCCAGCTCCGCCAGCACAGGGCCCCGGCGGGCGCCAGCCGCAGCCGCTGCTGCACGTAGAGCGCCAGCGCCGGCCCCTCCGCCAAGTAATCGGCGCAGACCACCACGGCGGCGGCGCCGCAGAGCCCGGTGGCCAGGACGGTCACCACCTTGGGCCACCGCAGGGCCAGCAGGGCGCAGAGCAGCGCCAGCCCCAGCAAACCCCCCGCCGGCACCcaggggctcggcggcggcggcgccgccggcgtCACCGTCACCAGGGCGGcggtggccagcagcagccccagcagcagcccggtGGTGAAGAGCCCCACGCTGCGCAGCAGGAGCGTGACCAGCCCGCAGAGCAGCCCAATGGCCAGGGCGATGCCCGCGCTGGCCTCCAGGCTCAGCTCCGTCTCCAGCACCCGCTCCTTGtagcagaggaggaagatgacGGTGGAGCCGAAGAGCAGCCCCGAGAGGAACATGACGGCCTTGAAGCAGCGGTAGCCTGGGGCGGTGCGGGGGTG encodes the following:
- the LOC128903154 gene encoding transmembrane protein 198-like: MEAGTPPAPHCALEPPPPHEPIPAALCALGALCGLLCGCFGYRCFKAVMFLSGLLFGSTVIFLLCYKERVLETELSLEASAGIALAIGLLCGLVTLLLRSVGLFTTGLLLGLLLATAALVTVTPAAPPPPSPWVPAGGLLGLALLCALLALRWPKVVTVLATGLCGAAAVVVCADYLAEGPALALYVQQRLRLAPAGALCWRSWALLGAWPALGALHVLLQWKVTARGCSHGQAPLVRRQKRLQPPRVRQKAAKRGQSLAPPEGTYRRKPPPVQRYAGDVLAPSYIRSLRDRQLESGTMPGPPAADGSPAAPPRRP